One window of Xylocopa sonorina isolate GNS202 chromosome 9, iyXylSono1_principal, whole genome shotgun sequence genomic DNA carries:
- the LOC143426706 gene encoding tumor protein p63-regulated gene 1-like protein isoform X2, translating to MDETYLDEGPAGNFETTTLEITKELDNNELNSQSAGSDTAKKNKENASHLPSSRDVSNIPFKHIDIHSFFADRNEVVARALKDCREFLINEDENNIVGSWLLTEISLWDVEKERLVILTENAIYTIKYDFISLKILEYNRIPLWQIDTLVSGELVYPPSSLAPKRHMSGIRLMWNKGNPLPLTKKWNPFAKNIPWLTYASHPLFWYKGSEAEKAKFDVEGLQSSIKDLLPSMCSIKKGFIIIENYFGVGALVHNRNGLGFFKIHGKVSF from the exons ATGGACGAAACGTATCTCGACGAGGGTCCAGCGGGAAATTTTGAAACGACCACATTAGAAATCACTAAGGAACTTGATAACAATGAATTAAATAGTCAATCTGCCG GATCGGACACTGCGAAGAAGAACAAGGAGAATGCCAGCCACCTTCCGTCGTCGAGGGACGTGTCGAATATTCCTTTCAAGCATATAGATATCCATTCGTTTTTCGCAGATAGGAACGAAGTTGTAGCTAGAGCATTGAAAGACTGTCGTGAGTTCCTGATAAACGAAGACGAGAACAACATTGTTGGAAGCTGGCTTTTAACAGA AATAAGTCTATGGGATGTTGAAAAAGAAAGACTGGTAATACTTACGGAGAATGCTATTTATACAATAAAATATGACTTTATCTCTTTAAAGATACTCGAGTACAATCGAATACCGCTATGGCAGATTGATACGCTAGTCTCTGGTGAACTGGTGTACCCACCTTCGTCTTTAGCACC GAAAAGACACATGTCTGGAATAAGACTGATGTGGAACAAGGGTAATCCACTGCCACTGACCAAGAAATGGAATCCTTTTGCGAAGAATATTCCATGGCTCACTTATGCTAGTCATCCACTGTTTTGGTACAAAG GATCAGAGGCAGAGAAAGCAAAGTTCGATGTGGAGGGTTTGCAGTCGTCTATCAAAGACCTTTTGCCATCAATGTGCAGCATAAAGAAAGGATTTATTATAATAGAAAACTATTTTGGTGTAGGTGCCTTGGTGCATAACAGAAATGGATTAGGTTTCTTTAAAATTCACGGCAAAGTCagtttctaa
- the LOC143426706 gene encoding tumor protein p63-regulated gene 1-like protein isoform X1, with protein sequence MDETYLDEGPAGNFETTTLEITKELDNNELNSQSAGSDTAKKNKENASHLPSSRDVSNIPFKHIDIHSFFADRNEVVARALKDCREFLINEDENNIVGSWLLTEISLWDVEKERLVILTENAIYTIKYDFISLKILEYNRIPLWQIDTLVSGELVYPPSSLAPRLSGLAEGVSSIIHCAVRQEWSSLASCTGFAQFEPRKRHMSGIRLMWNKGNPLPLTKKWNPFAKNIPWLTYASHPLFWYKGSEAEKAKFDVEGLQSSIKDLLPSMCSIKKGFIIIENYFGVGALVHNRNGLGFFKIHGKVSF encoded by the exons ATGGACGAAACGTATCTCGACGAGGGTCCAGCGGGAAATTTTGAAACGACCACATTAGAAATCACTAAGGAACTTGATAACAATGAATTAAATAGTCAATCTGCCG GATCGGACACTGCGAAGAAGAACAAGGAGAATGCCAGCCACCTTCCGTCGTCGAGGGACGTGTCGAATATTCCTTTCAAGCATATAGATATCCATTCGTTTTTCGCAGATAGGAACGAAGTTGTAGCTAGAGCATTGAAAGACTGTCGTGAGTTCCTGATAAACGAAGACGAGAACAACATTGTTGGAAGCTGGCTTTTAACAGA AATAAGTCTATGGGATGTTGAAAAAGAAAGACTGGTAATACTTACGGAGAATGCTATTTATACAATAAAATATGACTTTATCTCTTTAAAGATACTCGAGTACAATCGAATACCGCTATGGCAGATTGATACGCTAGTCTCTGGTGAACTGGTGTACCCACCTTCGTCTTTAGCACC ACGATTAAGTGGATTGGCAGAAGGCGTGTCCTCAATAATACACTGTGCAGTTCGTCAAGAGTGGTCTTCTCTTGCCTCTTGTACAGGTTTTGCACAGTTTGAACCTAG GAAAAGACACATGTCTGGAATAAGACTGATGTGGAACAAGGGTAATCCACTGCCACTGACCAAGAAATGGAATCCTTTTGCGAAGAATATTCCATGGCTCACTTATGCTAGTCATCCACTGTTTTGGTACAAAG GATCAGAGGCAGAGAAAGCAAAGTTCGATGTGGAGGGTTTGCAGTCGTCTATCAAAGACCTTTTGCCATCAATGTGCAGCATAAAGAAAGGATTTATTATAATAGAAAACTATTTTGGTGTAGGTGCCTTGGTGCATAACAGAAATGGATTAGGTTTCTTTAAAATTCACGGCAAAGTCagtttctaa
- the LOC143426713 gene encoding C1GALT1-specific chaperone 1, producing MIEVHVSLNQCQSRKMNFYCFKSRSVFLIGFGFGFLLALFLLIVQHLFNCTSACQRPSSNHFPASRTALLKWFTTDARTDEKPTFQTWKEFTNLTYDVWLKNKKLRLSDFNIDAYLYGSEIKKESEANWLKSHVHITCAVFVKRIKLAKAIQDTWGKHCNKIYFFGQEKSPKLSIVNFETKLASSWQFLCEAFNYIWRHNKVLEWLIFVKDDTLVIPENLRYMVAPLNHTLDYYLGHTVILWGQPYNIADAGYVISMGTLKKLINKFDNSEKCRTGGKYWKQEDYYLAKHLAAMQIYPSDTRDQYFRGTFHGYPLQSLLWGVVKTGVYWTRAVYPIKNECCSLVSVTFNVGEPDRMYTWNYLLYHFHVLKREAMFGSTKAAAPEFEQDVWKTALKEEFNITYSNNISSDAYYQIWHSKYSEPGQFIRKNDHIKDTDFSD from the exons ATGATAGAAGTACATGTTTCGCTAAATCAATGTCAAAGTCGTAAGATGAACTTCTACTGTTTTAAGTCGCGTTCCGTGTTTCTAATCGGATTTGGATTCGGTTTTCTACTTGCATTATTTTTGCTGATCGTGCAACATTTATTTAACTGTACTTCGGCTTGCCAGAGACCCTCGTCGAaccatttccctgcaagtagAACTGCTCTCCTAAAGTGGTTCACAACTGACGCAAGGACCGACGAGAAACCCACCTTTCAAACTTGGAAAGAATTCACAAATTTAACTTATGACGTTTGGTTGAAGAATAAAAAGTTGAGATTAAGCGACTTTAATATAGACGCCTATCTATATGGATCTGAAATTAAAAAGGAATCTGAAGCCAACTGGTTGAAGTCACATGTCCATATTACATGTGCTGTCTTCGTAAAGAGGATTAAATTGGCCAAAGCTATTCAGGATACTTGGGGGAAACATTGCaacaagatatatttttttggcCAAGAGAAAAGCCCTAAACTGTCTATCGTGAATTTTGAGACAAAGCTAGCGTCTTCTTGGCAATTTTTGTGCGAAGCTTTCAACTATATTTGGAGGCATAACAAAGTCTTGGAGTGGCTTATTTTCGTGAAGGATGATACATTGGTGATTCCTGAGAATCTACGCTACATGGTTGCTCCGTTGAATCATActctggattattatttaggtCATACAGTCATTCTGTGGGGCCAGCCGTACAATATTGCTGATGCAGGATATGTAATTAGTATGGGGACTCTAAAGAAGCTAATTAACAAGTTTGATAACTCTGAGAAATGTAGAACTGGTGGCAAGTACTGGAAGCAGGAAGATTATTATCTTG CCAAGCATCTGGCAGCTATGCAAATTTACCCTTCTGATACAAGAGATCAGTACTTTAGGGGTACGTTCCATGGTTACCCATTGCAATCTTTGCTATGGGGCGTTGTTAAGACTGGTGTCTATTGGACTCGTGCTGTGTACCCGATAAAAAACGAGTGTTGCTCGCTCGTGTCGGTTACATTTAATGTCGGAGAACCCGATAGAATGTACACGTGGAATTATTTATTGTATCACTTTCATGTCTTGAAGAGGGAAGCTATGTTTGGAAGCACAAAAGCGGCTGCACCTGAATTTGAACAAGAT GTCTGGAAAACCGCATTGAAAGAAGAGTTCAATATTACCTAttcaaataacatttccagcgaCGCTTATTACCAAATCTGGCATTCGAAATATTCCGAACCCGGGCAGTTTATTAGAAAGAATGATCACATCAAAGATACAGATTTCTCTGACTAA